From the genome of Apis cerana isolate GH-2021 linkage group LG15, AcerK_1.0, whole genome shotgun sequence:
CGATCGTCGTTTCTATACGGCCGAAAACCAACAGGTACGGTACCGATTTATGCTGTGATCAAGAATTGTGCTATTCCAGATGTTTCTGCAGATGTGATAAAGATcaggaatgaaagaaattttccaaaaaaaagggACGAAACATTGATATCATCGAAAAATATGCTGCAGATCGACGATTTTGGGTCGACTATGATCTTCACCAACGATCTTTCACAAAAGATTTGGAAGACCGATGTTAAACAGAATCTAGAGGTACATTAAATAAGAatcttatagaaaaattatgtagaaataaaaattattaaagtaaagattttaattctaaaaaaaagagacataaaaaagaaagttttttctctttaaataatagttattaaaatgataattaagattttttaaagtactttgaaaatgatataaaattctcagaaattattttattgattgattAAATACTTACAGAAACatgatgattttgaaaaaaaaaagaaaaaaggaaacaggTCCCAGAAACTGCACTTTCACGTGACCTATTGGATGTTCTATCCGTTTAGCGAGGGAAAGGCGGTCTGTGTTCTGGATCTTGGATTTTTTGGTAGCTGGCCGATACCCACTGTGGGCGGGATATGCCTTGGAATGTTTAAAGAATATGGTAATCACGTGGGCGATTGGGAACACATGAGTCTTTATTTCAAGGTAGATGAATACTCTTATtccatataaaaaacaaaatatttttcattctagaaaatattttgaaatatttctttacaacTATTGAACAACATAAAcctaaaagtaaaaagaaaaaataattattaattatctattatatattatttttacattttttcattattattgtataattactttataatttaattctatattcatttataaaaatatcatttgaacATTTCAAATTGGAGTCTCttctagattattattattatacttatttcctatatatatttattttatttatgctgaatttttattattttattctatacttCTTCGTGCAAAATCAAtcgtttatcttttaaatttaggaTACAAATCATCCATCAACCATGTACGTGTCCGCGCATGACGCAGGGGCGTTCTATCGGTATGATTTACGAAGCGGTACATTTGTTTATGAGAGTCAAGAGACGCGGAaaggaatatttcaaaaacctATATTTCCTGAAAAAGTTTTCACTGCCGACGGCTCTCATCCCATATTATTTAGCGCGCGAGGATCGCATGGACTTTGGACTGCGCCAGGGAAACACAAATTCGTCAGATTACCTCGTCTTTATGACGAAAGTGGTTTTGGAATCGCTTGGCCTACatggaaaaaaatggaattgctTCTGAAAGAGGAGAACACTATCTTACCCAGCTGGATGACTTTTAGAGGCAAGTGGGGTAATCCTAAAAGTAATTGTCATCCTTTAGCCAGATTTGGTTTCAACATTTGCGAATTCGTTGATGGTCCTACTGGCATTCCTATGAAACAGTCAAGTTTTCGATGCTgacgatatttctttaataattttttaacattttcgctgctattatgtataaaaattataaatatttgtgttGAAGTTGATATTATGCATGtcagttattatatttacaaaataaaattaatgatgataatgaatttttaaaataatatgatgtaATATAGTGACATAGTAGCGAATATgtcgaaatatatatcatcaaacacaaaaaaattgtatagttttaataattaaaaagaaatttatgattagTAAAATGcatattactataaatataaaatgaagaagTTATAgtctattcaaaattaattgattaattactgATTAATaactgattaaattattttttgtattatcaaaaactttaattattttgaaacatgtatataagaattttttctaaatattcggAATATCTTGATCtggaacaataaattaatcttgaatAAACGACGACTTCaatctgtaaaataaataataatgaaataataagggTTCAATATGAAATGATTGTTAGTAAAACACATTCATTGAATtcgttcattttaataattctaatattagcTTAGCAAGGAATTAGAAAACAGCATCGTTATTTGTGAAACTTGCTTTTGATtagtaatatattcttatcgtTTAAAATCTTTGCTCGATgtaaaacgataataaaatacaattttatcattacaaCGAATAGatcgatgataaatattaaaagatgtaatagatttatatatatatatatattaatatataattaatatatatattaatatatatatatatataatgtataggCATTGCGTGATACGTTTTCGTTTAAGGAACAGTAGGCAAATGCGGTATTTAGCTATAACTcgtaattatagatattttgatGTGATCCTTTAAAAACTGGCTGATTAAAGGAACACTTTGTTTCTTGCGTCGAAATTGTTATAATCTCGAttcaagagaaaaaagaagtctTGCGATTGTGATATAGGCCTGTGCAATTAGACCAATTGCAATAAATTCGAAGAgaagctctttttttttcctaagaACATGgcatatttcgaaaattacatCGTGCAGAAATAGACTGTATAATTAACTTGATCTCGATAGATAAAACATTCGTTATGCTTGCATTTAACGTGCAATTAAATGCATGCACGTGATTCTCTTAAGATTAAAACAAtgatcattaataattgatcgCAACGATGAATTTCATTGTAATGCTAACCTACGTTTTGCACGATTAAAGTTCGAAATAAGTAACGTTCTCATGCATCAGTTTTCcctcttattattatacgtcCTCTATTAGATGCATTTCTTTGTGTATCTCAATCTCAGTGTTTTGTTCAAAGATCTTCTTGGTTTCGCATACTTAAAGATGCCTTCAATTTTGTACCCAGCACCTGTGAAAGAAATATGTACTCGACTCTTAGATGTTCGAGTAACAAGTCAGTATTAATGAGATCTACTCGGAGACCTCATCTTCTTTTGGTTGTTTCAATAGACCGATATTATGTATTCCAGTCCTTAGTAATGGCGTCCCTTTGTCTTTTCCCAATACGCGTGCGTTCAGTTGGATTATTAATGGAATTCCAGCTTTACAGCATATTATTTGAACTTCttcttttaagattttttctttatatgctaaaaattctatttttaacctGTTGCAGAAATAAGATCTTGTAAtggaaattacaatataatataaaaaattaaattacaataataaaaattataatttttatacaaatataaaatttaataataatatgtctacaaataaatttataaaataacaaaagatttACTTTAAGCTTTCCTTTTCATGTGTTAGTTCTATAATATGACAATAGGGATTATGATATTCCGTGATTATCGCAGGTTCATTACTGTTTCTTTCGTTATGAATACATAAATCCCAAGGAATGGAGAATTCAATatgatatctaaaaaaattatgtaaaaatattataaatttagataatttaaagttatgagaacatttattaatttcacatatttaatttcttaatatgtgtacaaaaaaaatgcaaCCTATGATGAAGTTGTAAGAATCCAAGATGAACATCTATTTGTCCATGTCGTTGTGGTTGTATCACAATTTTGTTGTCTTTTCCGGGGCCACTTGCTCCGCTAAAGTGCACGTGATGCTCTAAATCcaaatttaagtaaataaaaaaaaaaaaaaacaatacacATATCGTGTTTAAATTCAttcatgtataaattatataaatctatattgatataaatcatTGTGTTATTTGttcaaagttaaataattttaaaatttgctttttattctatcattaTTCTAATGAAATGTTAATACTCATTTTTATTGGTGTGCTAgaatgaatattcatattatctctttctatataaatatattatatagtgtattaattaatattacataagtatattaattatacatgatATAGTAAGTTACACGCCCTCTCGTACAAGAAACCGTTAACTATATTTAAATGGGAGcataaattgaaagataattaatttatttgtaatgaaaattataaaaagaatgcgataacatattttatgattatttatgcaatatttagtctattattacgaaattaaattcgatttaaaatttaaaaaatatatttatatattttttataattatatattgataatatttaatgttattaaatcgatatgcaaaattgaaatgattgataaaaacataaataaacatattgttTATAGGATTAATACAAACAAAACAATATTacgaaacgaatatataataaaagtatatatatataagagaaaaaaaaaaaataaaaagtattaataacttacaatttcgaaataaaaaaagtatatatataagattatcagcgaatataattatgaaataattattaagaaaatatgtaacgatatattacttttttctcagtaatatttattactttatgacctttaaaaaaaataaattttttcaattttaataattaaagattgtCTGGGTACATGATGATTCATAGATataggaaattttatatagatatagcaAATCTTAAAAGGTTATGTACTAAAAATGaatcaatcttaataattgtacagattattattattaatgtaaaaaccttaaaaaaacgaaataataataaaattataaagttttttgaaTAGCAAATATATTGTACTTTCGAAGTGGCGCGCTTTCAAATGACCTGATTATGACCTTATTCTAACCTATGTCAAGTACCGACCggctttataaaaattgttaaaatatatgattttttaataaaaattcaatttttaatgatatattatttatttaaaagattaatttatcaagttagtttttcacgtttttgtaatattcatttatattataaaatataaaaaatacaaaccttaatgataataagatttatgtatagcataaaaaagaattggtTATgagttgaaataatttatctttaccTTTATCTGCCATATTTTATAAGGCAATGTGGCAGTTGTACTTTCATGCTACACAcaactaatttaatattccgcACGACTAtgctattttttaatgtattagtgCATGCATGAGTCGTTGTAACGCATTGAATAGTTGAATGCTTCGATACTGGCGGCAGCActgtttttttatcattcaagaaatacattttcattttttttaatcgaataatttatctaattatagataaaactaataaaaaatactatcaataatgttttaaaatattaaatttttttatattataaataagaaagcaTTATAatgttgatttataatatatttaaatatgtttattaattgcaaaataatattaatcataatatagttaattaaataatgatagtaGTGATAattgaagtaaaaattttcaattttgatccatatccaatttttaaaaaattaaaaaaacatatgcacaataatcttttttgtgtcattaaataaaatttttcttataattcaatctctgttatatatatttttcttttctttttttcttataaaaaagagaaaaaataaactttaaatattctatgtacatttacttatatatttgtttgtcttattatttctcaatttgtctctttaattatcttcttttaatttttaatttattcatttgatgaaaaaataaagataatatcttACTTTTCGAGAATAatggttataattttattgtatcaatttttttaataaaaaaattttttttattattttttaaattttcgaattattaaaattttttatagatccttatttcaattttacctAGATTTCATCTAATTCAGGAATGAGTTGTTATGTAACATGTTAtagctatatttattatttattattaattagttattaattattgtggattaattatttattatttccttaatttttattcagtcATGATGATACcgtaatcttataaataatatagaaattgaataatcttcaaattaggaataaaattatatttcaattaaaaatttgtatatttccaaatatttttgtaattattttattttccataaaaaaatgtatttttactgtatcgttacatttaaaatttttttttataatgaaggtatattaatttataattgcgtaaatataattaatataattcgagtatagtaaagaaatataataaaagaaatttcaatcattttcgattcgtttccaAGAGAAAggatttgtttatattatacatcatatgtcattacatttatatatttatacacattatatatcattacattTATCGTACTGCTTGTGCAGTACTTGACCCTTGAAGAATTATCTTGAGCTTGCTTtaccattttattataaattaacttgCATAAAGTaagattctaaaataagaaaaaaaaaaaaaataataatttccagtGTTATCAGGTgcatatgttttatttaaactttactAGTCACAAATTTAATTCCATCTATCGAtgagaaatattcgattaatttaatttatgatatatatattagttgttatataataaatatggctTTCCGACAAGAATTTGCTTgagttgttttataaaatcataaagcgttcgataattttcattatgtatTATCTTGTtctgaataattcaatttattattcataccaGTTTGATAACATTTCTAATTCTATTACgatctctttatttttatattccgaCAAGAATTTGCTTgagttgttttataaaatcataaagcGTTCGATTCGATTGTTTTCATTGTGTATTATCTTGTTCAGAATGATTCAGTCTATTTATTCATACTGTTGGTTTGATAACGTTTCTAATTTTGCTACgatctctttatttttatattcctatctccttttcattttatcaaaa
Proteins encoded in this window:
- the LOC108000775 gene encoding uncharacterized protein LOC108000775; this encodes MQYLLLILCIMHMIVTSKTTDEGRVKGLVRDWAPLVWLAPGELFLPLGVPEFLDNMQSDVDYLHTKIDVEILLRNRSSFLYGRKPTGTVPIYAVIKNCAIPDVSADVIKIRNERNFPKKRDETLISSKNMLQIDDFGSTMIFTNDLSQKIWKTDVKQNLEKHDDFEKKKKKGNRSQKLHFHVTYWMFYPFSEGKAVCVLDLGFFGSWPIPTVGGICLGMFKEYGNHVGDWEHMSLYFKDTNHPSTMYVSAHDAGAFYRYDLRSGTFVYESQETRKGIFQKPIFPEKVFTADGSHPILFSARGSHGLWTAPGKHKFVRLPRLYDESGFGIAWPTWKKMELLLKEENTILPSWMTFRGKWGNPKSNCHPLARFGFNICEFVDGPTGIPMKQSSFRC
- the LOC108000776 gene encoding uncharacterized protein LOC108000776 produces the protein MADKEHHVHFSGASGPGKDNKIVIQPQRHGQIDVHLGFLQLHHRYHIEFSIPWDLCIHNERNSNEPAIITEYHNPYCHIIELTHEKESLKLKIEFLAYKEKILKEEVQIICCKAGIPLIIQLNARVLGKDKGTPLLRTGIHNIGLLKQPKEDEVLGTKLKASLSMRNQEDL